The Coccidioides posadasii str. Silveira chromosome 2, complete sequence genomic interval AGGCCCTCTAGCTTCAACCGTGGACACTGCTCCCTGATAAACCGGCACAATTCCACCGCCTGTGATGGCTCAACACCAGACTTACTCTCTTCTCCGGAGGTATTCACCTGGACAAAAACACGCAATCGCTCCGGCTCCGCTCTGCTCTGTtcttgttgctgctgctgtgcGGAGTGATTCTTTAGTCTCTCGCCCCACCCTTTGTCTAGCAGGGTCGCTTTCTTCTGTGTGTCTACACTCTCGACGGCCCAGAGACCTCTCACATCCCTCGCTAGTGTGACACATTTGTTCGACTGTAGCCCGCCGATGAAGTGCCATCTGATTTCCGGGGGCAGGATTTTGGATTTTTCGAGGAGCTCTTGCAGGTAGTTTTCACCGAAATGAAGGTGGGATGTGGGTGGGTTGTAGAGGGCGAGGATGTCGGATGCGGGCTTGAGCTTGGAGACAGCGACGAGGCGGACAGAACTGCCGGGGACTGAGGCGGCGGAGATGCGGGAGGTCACGGAGGAGAGGTTCGCAAGCAAGGCGGAGGCGCGGGACGGAGAGGGCATGTCTGCAGATGGCTCCGGAGCAGAGGATGCGCTCATAATGAGGGCTCTTGAAAGGAAGAATGCACACCAGATTATCCCTTGCAACTTATGTCGTCCTGGGGTGAGCTACAGGGCGGATTGGCGTTCTCCGGCTGGGACAAGCGGAACGGGAAACCCAGCGGGCGGCGGCACTTTCTGCCCAATCGGCGTGTTATCTCGACGGGCCAGCCCTTATCTCCACGTGATCACACAAATGCGGCTAGCGCAAGCTGTGCGGTCACATGACGGTTTCGGGAAGAATCGCGTTGTTCAATTCCAGCCAGAAGCAGCAGTGCTGGACAGCAAACCGCTCGCGAGCAGACGGTTCGTCAAAGGCGGGCGACGCATGGGAACGACGGAGAACAGAGCAGCCCGGGCAAATCAGCACCATCTTTCGCCCTCGCTCCATGATTACACATGCGAAACCCAGAGGTGCATATGCCACACCATCCGAGTCGGTCTGGTGCGGCTGGCCACTCACGAGAGAAGCCCTAATGCAGTTCCCCTTTGACGTGCAGCTATTAGATAAAACAATGCAGCACGAGGATCATTCCAAGACAGCCAAGGGCCCCCGGTCGAAGACATCCTCCATCCCACTCAGGGTATGGCCGTGCTGATTGTTTCGTAAAAGAAATGCCCGAAGGAGGGACTGGCAAACAATAGGAGGTCGAAAAATGGACTCCAACATGCATAATGGGATTATTAGTTTCACCTAATAATGTCTTGATGCTGTCTTTCGtttctctctcctcttttattttttttcccccccttcccttcttctcttctccagcTCGTGTCGTCTGTTAAGATCCCGACTTGATTTGAATTAGTTATATGGTCTGCAGGAAACCGTTCTCTCCCCTCCACCGTTGTTGGCCATTGTCCCTCGCTTCACTGGCATTCCCTCACCTTCACTCGAGACCATTTATTTCACCAAGTCTCACCTTTACCTGGCTGACAAGTATCATTTTGTTTCAAAAAACCCACAAAAAGCTTATATTAGAAAGAACCATGGATTTCTCCCGTTGATGGCAATGCTGTCATTACTCTTTGACTTTTGTCCCATCGATTTCGAGAGCTCCGTCACCATCAAGTCTATCCAAAACCCTCTATTTGCCTTTGTTATCAATCACCCATCGCAGTATACCCTCTAATTAGGGCGTTGTCTTGCCTTGGGACATCTGCCAATAAGACAATCAATCACCTTTCGAAATGGGCTCGTCTCCTACACCCCCCCGAGAATCTATTTCACGAAGCCGAATTCTCCGTAccaccaccagcagcagCGTCCATCGGCGAGGCGATTCTGATATTCAAACAACATGCAACCCACAAGGTCCGCCGAGGCTAGGTGTGCCCGATTGGTTTACAAAGGACGATGATCCGAGGACATCCACGAGTACATACGCCTCAACGATACCCTGTCGCGAagaattgaagaagaaaatccaCACAGAGCTCGTCCGCGACAGATACGAGGCATTTCCAGCTGAAGCGATCGCTTCAAATCCGACCAGCTTTGGCAGATTGTTCCCCTCGTGTAGAAAGCTTATGGTCAGCCACGACGATACGACCCGCGACGGTAACCTGAATCTACGCGTATCCACGCTTGTGACTGAGACTCGAGGGCGGCAATGCGAAGTTATTCTTTTCCACCTGCGAATGCTTGACTTGCAGGAGAGGAAATTCTCGTTCAGGCGATACTGTCGTCAATCTGGCAGAGAAGTGTGTCATTCCGCGAGAAAGTACCGAGAGTGTGCCAACGAAAAGCGATACACAGCGTTCTCCTGGGCCAATTTTTCGCCGTTTCGCACAAAGTCGAAGTCTCAGCAGACAAACCTCAATCATCTCAGAAGGCAAGATTCGGGCTATAAATCAGGAACGGAGGAAGATGAGTCATCTGAGAAGAACGGGTTCCCCGAAAGGGATGCGCCACCCTCGCAAAATGAACCATCTCCAACAAACACGATAAAGCTAGAGTTTTCCAATTATGCTCATGTGGATGTCCGGAGACGTGGTTCGAAAATTTCCAAACGCTACGATTACGAATACTGGAGTACAAAATATCAGTGGAGGAGGTCAATTCGGCATCACGGCGGTTCCGAGGAGCTATCCTACCATCTGTATGATCTCAGTAAGCCGAAGCCCGTCGCACATATTGTCCCAGAGGCGTTGGCTCCCATGGAAGCGTTTGACGAAGAGTCCAAGGGAGGTTGGGTACCGCCATCGTCGATATGGATCAGTGACGCGGCAATATTTGGCAAAATGAGCGATATTGCTGAGTGGGTTCTCCCTGCAACCCATCTGGAACGGCATGTTTCAAGTTACTGACAACTAAGCATTAGTGTTGTCATCGCTACAGGCCTGATTGCCCTGGTTGATGACAATATCAGGCGCCGCTGGCACAACAAAGAAAAGTCACGTCCGTCC includes:
- a CDS encoding uncharacterized protein (EggNog:ENOG410PMCC~COG:S~BUSCO:14023at33183), yielding MSASSAPEPSADMPSPSRASALLANLSSVTSRISAASVPGSSVRLVAVSKLKPASDILALYNPPTSHLHFGENYLQELLEKSKILPPEIRWHFIGGLQSNKCVTLARDVRGLWAVESVDTQKKATLLDKGWGERLKNHSAQQQQQEQSRAEPERLRVFVQVNTSGEESKSGVEPSQAVELCRFIREQCPRLKLEGLMTIGAIARSKATTPETQNEDFDCLRETRDRICQELGLEGEEKLELSMGMSEDFEGAIAMGSNEVRVGSTIFGARPPKGEAKVVP
- a CDS encoding uncharacterized protein (EggNog:ENOG410PK8J~BUSCO:8321at33183); the protein is MGSSPTPPRESISRSRILRTTTSSSVHRRGDSDIQTTCNPQGPPRLGVPDWFTKDDDPRTSTSTYASTIPCREELKKKIHTELVRDRYEAFPAEAIASNPTSFGRLFPSCRKLMVSHDDTTRDGNLNLRVSTLVTETRGRQCEVILFHLRMLDLQERKFSFRRYCRQSGREVCHSARKYRECANEKRYTAFSWANFSPFRTKSKSQQTNLNHLRRQDSGYKSGTEEDESSEKNGFPERDAPPSQNEPSPTNTIKLEFSNYAHVDVRRRGSKISKRYDYEYWSTKYQWRRSIRHHGGSEELSYHLYDLSKPKPVAHIVPEALAPMEAFDEESKGGWVPPSSIWISDAAIFGKMSDIADVVIATGLIALVDDNIRRRWHNKEKSRPSSPIASTFIKSVESLVSTKLFDKVFQNRWSSGSQHINSIRQLVFRGHGS